The following are from one region of the Stigmatella ashevillena genome:
- a CDS encoding ricin-type beta-trefoil lectin domain protein: MTRKLNALSTVTALFAGLATVHGLPATAEAAPSEKTVAAQDVSPQMLAAMQRDLGLTEAQVHRRLAFEAMAARVETRLSLELGTTFGGAWLNEDGSQLIVGITDEASAALVRLAGAEPRRVARSKAQLERVMEELDRNAANASPSVHTWYVDLPTNSVVVTAEDSGMSKSRAEAFIARSSGAKDGTIRLVRSAEAPRPLYDTRGGDAYYPGNARCSIGFPVNGGFVTAGHCGGVGTNTSGSNGVAQGTVRGSSFPNNDYGWVQTNGSWVSQPWVNNYAGGVDVVAGSNEAGVGASICRSGSTTGKRCGSIQAKNITVNYSNGPVYGLTQTNVCAEPGDSGGSWLSGNQAQGVTSGGSGNCTSGGTTFFQPVNEILGAYGLSLTTNGGGGGGAKSFVSRLNGKCIDVPNSNFSDGVQVQMWDCNGTNAQKFTFVGNTLQIGGKCLDVAGASTASGTPIQLANCNGNRAQDFTLSGAGDLVSYLANKCVDIVNHNQNNGAKLIIYECTGTSNQKWDYR; the protein is encoded by the coding sequence ATGACACGAAAGCTCAACGCGCTCTCCACCGTGACCGCCCTGTTCGCCGGTCTGGCCACCGTTCACGGCCTGCCCGCCACCGCCGAGGCCGCTCCCTCCGAGAAGACCGTGGCCGCTCAGGACGTATCCCCCCAGATGCTCGCCGCGATGCAGAGAGATCTCGGCCTCACCGAGGCGCAGGTCCACCGCCGTCTGGCGTTCGAGGCGATGGCCGCCCGCGTCGAGACCCGGCTGAGCCTGGAGCTGGGCACCACCTTCGGCGGTGCATGGCTGAACGAGGACGGCTCCCAGCTCATCGTCGGCATCACCGATGAGGCCAGCGCCGCCCTGGTCCGCCTCGCGGGCGCCGAGCCCCGCCGCGTCGCTCGCAGCAAGGCCCAGCTCGAGCGCGTCATGGAGGAGCTGGACCGCAATGCCGCCAACGCCTCCCCCTCTGTCCACACCTGGTACGTGGACCTGCCCACCAACAGCGTCGTCGTGACCGCCGAGGACTCGGGCATGTCCAAGTCCCGCGCCGAGGCCTTCATCGCCCGCAGCAGCGGCGCGAAGGATGGCACCATCCGCCTGGTCCGCTCGGCCGAGGCCCCTCGCCCGCTGTATGACACGCGCGGCGGAGATGCCTACTACCCTGGCAACGCGCGCTGTTCGATCGGCTTCCCCGTCAACGGCGGCTTCGTCACCGCGGGCCACTGTGGCGGAGTCGGCACCAACACCTCCGGCTCGAACGGGGTGGCACAAGGCACCGTGCGTGGCTCGTCCTTCCCCAACAATGACTACGGCTGGGTGCAAACCAACGGCTCCTGGGTCTCGCAACCGTGGGTGAACAACTACGCGGGCGGCGTTGACGTCGTCGCGGGCTCCAACGAGGCCGGTGTCGGCGCCTCCATCTGCCGCTCCGGTTCCACCACGGGCAAGCGGTGCGGCTCCATCCAGGCCAAGAACATCACCGTCAACTACTCCAACGGCCCCGTCTACGGCCTCACCCAGACCAACGTCTGCGCGGAGCCCGGTGACTCGGGCGGCTCGTGGCTGTCGGGCAACCAGGCCCAGGGCGTGACGTCGGGTGGCTCGGGCAACTGCACCTCGGGCGGCACCACGTTCTTCCAGCCGGTCAACGAGATCCTCGGCGCCTACGGCCTCTCGCTCACGACGAACGGCGGTGGTGGCGGCGGCGCCAAGTCGTTCGTCTCGCGCCTCAATGGCAAGTGCATCGACGTGCCCAACTCGAACTTCTCCGATGGTGTCCAGGTCCAGATGTGGGACTGCAACGGCACCAACGCCCAGAAGTTCACCTTCGTCGGCAACACCCTGCAGATCGGCGGCAAGTGCCTGGATGTCGCCGGGGCCTCGACGGCCAGCGGCACGCCGATCCAACTGGCCAACTGCAATGGCAACCGCGCCCAGGACTTCACCCTGAGCGGCGCCGGGGACCTGGTCAGCTACCTGGCCAACAAGTGCGTGGACATCGTCAACCACAACCAGAACAACGGCGCCAAGCTCATCATCTACGAGTGCACCGGCACCTCGAACCAGAAGTGGGATTACCGCTAA
- a CDS encoding RICIN domain-containing protein — translation MHPEQLKKWMTRSVLALGLTWGCSNAEELPVYEGEIQLFAVDHADGSHRMGYGLRTVDGQSFELSFEGEPTVRAGDQVVVRGYLAPEGRPAHEPPGQVGEVLRAESIEVLPSSDDGLATSSAALQGGTPRTLRVAILPLVFPGSSAGIDTATAQQRLATVRSYYQEISYGIWNVQGDALAPLSLARPANCNLDTINNAARAAAKSQGINLDVYAHVGFVIPTNSGLSNCACGLAWVGRPPAANSPSIGNGSLYTCTDANAFAHEFGHGFGLGHAATARCGSGVAYQTNPYSACSPDEYGNRFNTMGGGLGHMNAFQKSAMKWLDRCNTLRVSKSGTFELTPIQSASNNTQALQIATGDTVSGKPIFFWVEYRNPALASFNAGPSGYPETGAGVHIDVAQDFRSSDGDTRPLLLDLAPGYPNNHQDPRLTAGRTFQAPNGLSISVVEQNSQRAVVQVTFPGGGSGTNTCGDGSVPGSTGPQPGGTFQLSAQHSGKCLDVSNSGTTDGSNIQQWDCNGTNAQAFRLEAKGNGTYTLVNINSSKCVDVASSGTTDGSNIQLWSCNGTNAQAFSLQARTDGTGYNLVNANSGKCVEVAGAGTGSGTNVQQWSCNNGTHQSWAFSPR, via the coding sequence ATGCATCCTGAACAGCTCAAGAAATGGATGACGCGGTCGGTGCTGGCGCTGGGACTGACTTGGGGTTGCTCGAACGCCGAGGAACTTCCCGTCTACGAAGGAGAGATTCAACTCTTCGCGGTGGACCATGCCGATGGCTCTCATCGCATGGGTTACGGTTTGAGGACCGTGGACGGGCAGAGCTTCGAGTTGTCTTTCGAGGGCGAGCCCACGGTGCGCGCAGGCGATCAGGTGGTGGTCCGTGGCTACCTCGCCCCGGAAGGACGCCCCGCCCATGAGCCCCCCGGCCAGGTGGGCGAGGTGCTCCGGGCCGAGTCCATCGAGGTGCTTCCTTCCTCGGATGATGGGCTTGCCACCTCGAGCGCCGCGCTGCAGGGCGGTACGCCCCGGACCCTCCGAGTTGCCATCCTTCCCCTGGTGTTTCCAGGCTCGTCCGCGGGAATCGACACGGCCACGGCACAGCAGCGGCTGGCGACCGTCCGCTCGTACTACCAGGAAATCTCCTACGGCATCTGGAACGTCCAGGGCGATGCCCTCGCGCCGCTGAGCCTGGCCCGGCCCGCGAACTGCAACCTGGACACCATCAACAACGCGGCCCGCGCGGCGGCGAAGAGCCAGGGAATCAACCTGGATGTCTATGCCCACGTGGGATTTGTGATTCCCACCAACTCTGGGCTCAGCAACTGCGCGTGTGGCCTGGCCTGGGTGGGCCGTCCTCCCGCAGCCAACTCCCCCTCCATTGGCAATGGCAGTCTGTACACGTGCACGGACGCGAATGCCTTCGCCCACGAGTTCGGGCATGGCTTTGGTCTGGGGCACGCGGCGACGGCCCGCTGCGGCAGCGGCGTGGCGTACCAGACGAATCCCTACAGCGCCTGCTCTCCGGATGAGTACGGCAACCGCTTCAACACCATGGGCGGTGGCCTGGGACACATGAACGCCTTCCAGAAGTCCGCCATGAAGTGGCTGGACCGGTGCAACACGCTCCGCGTCTCCAAGAGTGGGACGTTCGAGCTGACGCCCATCCAGTCTGCCTCCAACAACACCCAGGCCCTGCAAATCGCCACCGGGGACACCGTGAGCGGCAAGCCGATCTTCTTCTGGGTGGAGTACAGAAACCCCGCGCTGGCCTCCTTCAACGCAGGCCCGAGCGGCTACCCCGAGACGGGCGCTGGCGTGCACATTGATGTGGCGCAGGATTTCCGCTCCTCGGACGGGGATACCCGCCCGCTCTTGTTGGATCTCGCCCCGGGCTATCCCAACAACCACCAGGATCCCCGGCTCACCGCGGGCCGGACGTTCCAGGCTCCCAACGGCCTCAGCATCTCGGTGGTCGAGCAGAACAGCCAGCGGGCCGTCGTCCAGGTGACCTTCCCGGGAGGAGGCTCCGGGACGAACACCTGTGGTGATGGCTCGGTCCCGGGCTCGACCGGTCCCCAGCCGGGAGGCACCTTCCAACTGTCGGCTCAGCACAGCGGCAAGTGCCTGGATGTGTCCAACTCGGGAACGACGGACGGATCCAACATCCAGCAGTGGGATTGCAACGGGACGAACGCCCAGGCCTTCCGCTTGGAGGCCAAGGGGAACGGCACCTACACCCTCGTCAACATCAACAGCAGCAAGTGCGTGGACGTGGCCTCTTCGGGGACCACGGACGGGAGCAACATCCAGCTCTGGTCGTGCAACGGAACGAACGCCCAGGCCTTCAGCCTCCAGGCACGGACGGATGGGACGGGCTACAACCTCGTCAACGCCAACAGCGGCAAGTGCGTCGAAGTGGCGGGAGCTGGTACCGGCAGCGGCACGAACGTCCAGCAGTGGAGCTGCAACAACGGCACCCACCAGAGCTGGGCATTCTCGCCTCGCTGA
- a CDS encoding GlxA family transcriptional regulator produces the protein MEWHIPAMHVVAIVALEGVVPFDLSTPCEVFGRVRLPGGRAGYQVRVCGVTPEVNAGMFSLRTRYGLGELARADTLILPGVVDVSVPVPEELVVAVRAAAAAGARVASICSGAFLLAATGLLDGHRATTHWLAAEELARRHPAIQVDPDVLYVDNGQFLTSAGAAAGLDLCLHMVRLDYGSAVAADAARVSVMPLERDGGQSQFILHAPPAPDGASLEPLLRWLEESLHEPLTLEDLAQRAALSVRTLNRRFREQTGTTPLQWVLRARVRRAQHLLETSGHSVEVIAAKVGFGSATAFREHFHRIVATNPQSYRRAFRAPR, from the coding sequence ATGGAGTGGCACATTCCCGCCATGCACGTGGTGGCCATCGTGGCGCTGGAGGGAGTCGTCCCGTTCGATTTGTCGACCCCTTGCGAGGTGTTCGGACGGGTGCGTTTGCCGGGAGGGCGCGCCGGGTATCAGGTCCGTGTCTGTGGGGTGACGCCCGAGGTGAACGCCGGGATGTTCTCCCTGCGGACACGCTACGGCCTGGGTGAGCTGGCACGCGCCGACACCCTCATCCTGCCGGGCGTCGTGGATGTGTCGGTCCCGGTTCCAGAGGAACTCGTGGTGGCCGTCCGGGCCGCGGCGGCGGCTGGCGCACGTGTGGCCTCCATCTGCTCAGGCGCCTTCCTCCTGGCCGCCACCGGGCTGCTCGACGGCCACCGTGCCACGACGCACTGGCTGGCGGCGGAGGAACTGGCTCGCCGCCATCCCGCGATCCAAGTGGATCCGGACGTCTTGTATGTCGACAACGGGCAGTTCCTGACCTCGGCCGGCGCCGCGGCGGGGTTGGATCTCTGCCTTCACATGGTGCGGCTCGACTACGGCTCCGCGGTCGCCGCGGATGCGGCCCGGGTGTCAGTGATGCCCCTCGAGCGGGACGGTGGCCAGTCACAGTTCATCCTGCACGCGCCGCCCGCTCCCGACGGCGCCTCGCTCGAGCCGCTGTTGCGGTGGCTCGAGGAGAGCCTCCACGAACCGCTGACGCTCGAAGACCTCGCCCAACGCGCGGCGCTGAGTGTGCGCACCCTCAACCGCCGGTTCCGCGAGCAGACGGGGACCACGCCCCTCCAGTGGGTGCTCCGAGCCCGGGTGCGACGCGCCCAGCACCTGCTCGAGACGTCGGGACACTCGGTGGAGGTGATCGCGGCCAAGGTGGGATTCGGCTCGGCGACCGCTTTTCGCGAGCACTTCCACCGGATCGTGGCCACCAACCCACAGTCCTATCGCCGCGCTTTCCGTGCGCCGCGCTGA
- a CDS encoding M24 family metallopeptidase yields MRLLPLPVLLPALMVFSACATPGPRPSLPGGAPPERPFGTLQEQAQRQQAWLRERLEVALPHLMRQHRIEMWVVPMREYNEDPVFKALVSATTYAARRRTIYVFQDLGAQRGVSRVALGGGSQGGVYEVRRPTAKVDGGGVERVAEPWGPEQWQMLKQLLEERQPHSVAIDVSRVFAFADGLTHGEYEGLVEALGPEWAARLKPSGGLPVDVLAWRSADEERFFAEENKLAWDIIQTAFSNAVITPGTTHVQEVEWWMVQRLNELGLSTWFHPSVSVQRQGVGEAELGEDPLIQRGDVLHCDFGITALRLNTDTQHMGYVLREGETEVPEGLKQALARSNRLQDLVMEELRPGRTGNEVLRASLARMREEGIEGTVYSHPVGLHGHGAGSMVGLWDRQEGVPGNGDHKIIPSMWYSIELQASSPVAEWGGQKVRSAQEEDVIIGVDGQVRWAWKRQTAFHVVR; encoded by the coding sequence ATGCGCCTTCTGCCCCTGCCTGTGCTGCTCCCCGCGCTGATGGTGTTCTCGGCCTGCGCCACCCCGGGCCCTCGGCCCTCCCTCCCGGGAGGCGCGCCGCCCGAGCGGCCCTTCGGCACCCTCCAGGAGCAAGCGCAGCGTCAGCAGGCGTGGTTGCGCGAGCGGCTGGAGGTGGCCCTTCCCCACCTCATGCGCCAGCACCGCATCGAGATGTGGGTGGTGCCGATGCGCGAGTACAACGAGGATCCCGTCTTCAAGGCCCTCGTCTCCGCCACCACGTATGCGGCCCGTCGCCGCACCATCTATGTCTTTCAAGATCTAGGGGCGCAGCGGGGCGTGTCCCGCGTGGCCCTGGGAGGGGGTTCCCAGGGAGGGGTGTATGAGGTCCGCCGTCCCACGGCGAAGGTGGACGGAGGGGGCGTGGAGCGGGTGGCCGAGCCGTGGGGGCCCGAGCAGTGGCAGATGCTCAAGCAGCTCCTGGAGGAGCGTCAGCCCCACTCGGTCGCCATCGACGTGTCGCGTGTCTTCGCCTTCGCGGATGGGCTGACCCACGGAGAGTACGAAGGGCTGGTGGAGGCCCTGGGGCCCGAGTGGGCGGCGCGCCTCAAGCCGTCGGGAGGCCTGCCGGTGGACGTGCTGGCGTGGCGGAGCGCGGACGAGGAGCGCTTCTTCGCGGAGGAGAACAAGCTGGCCTGGGACATCATCCAGACGGCCTTCTCCAACGCGGTCATCACCCCGGGCACCACCCACGTCCAGGAGGTGGAGTGGTGGATGGTCCAGCGGCTGAACGAGCTGGGACTCTCCACGTGGTTCCACCCTTCGGTGAGCGTCCAGCGGCAGGGGGTGGGGGAGGCCGAGCTCGGCGAGGATCCCCTCATCCAGCGGGGGGATGTGCTGCACTGCGACTTCGGCATCACCGCGTTGCGGCTCAACACGGACACCCAGCACATGGGCTACGTGCTGCGCGAGGGCGAGACGGAGGTTCCCGAGGGGCTGAAGCAGGCCCTGGCCCGCTCCAACCGGTTGCAGGACCTGGTGATGGAGGAACTGCGGCCCGGTCGCACGGGCAACGAGGTGCTGCGCGCCTCGCTCGCCCGGATGCGGGAGGAAGGCATCGAGGGCACGGTCTACTCACACCCGGTGGGACTGCATGGGCATGGCGCGGGTTCCATGGTGGGGCTGTGGGATCGGCAGGAGGGCGTTCCTGGCAATGGAGACCACAAGATCATCCCGAGCATGTGGTACTCCATCGAGCTCCAGGCCTCCTCGCCGGTGGCGGAGTGGGGAGGCCAGAAGGTGCGCTCGGCCCAGGAGGAGGACGTCATCATCGGCGTGGATGGCCAGGTGCGCTGGGCGTGGAAGCGTCAGACGGCCTTCCATGTGGTGCGGTGA
- a CDS encoding ATPase domain-containing protein gives MTDSSARPPERVSTGIPGLDTVLCGGFRKARTYMVMGLPGSGKTILANQMCFHHASQGGRVLYITLLAESHTELVGNLSVLSFFDASRLPETITYLSAFTVLEQGGLEALAELLRREVRNQQVSLLVLDGLGAAEELAPSPQALKKFIHGLQVVTSLVGCTTLVLTTGGGKGLQAEHTMVDGLIILQQRMLGPRALRELIVRKFRGSAHLLGRHSFDITSGGLEIYPRLETVAATYLASENAGEARCAFGIPGLDAMLFGGLSMGSTTLLLGPPGSGKTLLGMNFLGEGARRGERGHYFAFYDAPRRMLSQAASVGLDLKPFIDQGLLEVSFRAPTESILDQLGVQLLAAIRERGVRRIFLDGYDALRKAAVRRTRVARFLAALVNECRARGVTLLLTVETTTAFGPEVKLPMQGISMVAENILFLRSVELHSELRRFISILKERNSGYDGTLRELLISEKGLEVGASFADAQMLMTGLARTPAASTSNKRPRQRKGK, from the coding sequence ATGACCGATAGCAGCGCACGTCCACCGGAACGGGTTTCCACGGGCATTCCGGGCCTCGATACGGTTCTTTGCGGCGGGTTCCGCAAGGCGCGCACGTACATGGTGATGGGCCTGCCGGGCTCGGGAAAGACCATTCTGGCCAACCAGATGTGCTTCCACCACGCCTCGCAAGGCGGACGGGTGCTCTACATCACCCTGCTGGCCGAGTCTCACACGGAGCTGGTCGGCAACCTCAGCGTGCTCTCGTTCTTCGACGCCTCGCGGCTGCCGGAGACCATCACGTACCTGAGCGCGTTCACCGTGCTGGAGCAAGGGGGGCTGGAGGCCCTGGCGGAGCTGCTCCGGCGCGAGGTCCGGAACCAGCAAGTCTCGCTGCTCGTGCTCGATGGGCTGGGGGCCGCGGAGGAGTTGGCCCCCTCGCCCCAGGCGCTCAAGAAGTTCATCCACGGCCTGCAGGTGGTGACGAGCCTCGTGGGCTGCACGACGCTGGTGCTCACCACGGGGGGCGGCAAGGGGCTCCAGGCCGAGCACACCATGGTGGATGGCCTCATCATCCTGCAGCAGCGGATGCTCGGCCCGCGCGCGCTCCGCGAGCTGATCGTCCGCAAGTTCCGGGGCAGCGCCCATCTGCTGGGGAGGCACAGCTTCGACATCACCTCGGGAGGGCTCGAGATCTATCCGCGGCTGGAGACCGTCGCGGCGACGTATCTCGCTTCCGAGAACGCGGGCGAGGCGCGCTGCGCCTTCGGCATTCCCGGTCTGGACGCGATGCTGTTCGGCGGACTGTCCATGGGCTCCACGACGCTCCTGCTCGGTCCTCCTGGCAGCGGGAAGACCCTGCTCGGGATGAATTTCCTGGGAGAAGGGGCCCGCCGGGGCGAGCGGGGCCACTACTTTGCCTTCTATGATGCTCCCCGGCGCATGTTGTCCCAAGCGGCCAGCGTGGGACTCGACCTGAAGCCGTTCATCGACCAGGGGCTCCTTGAGGTGAGCTTCCGGGCCCCCACCGAGAGCATCCTCGACCAGCTCGGTGTGCAGTTGCTGGCAGCCATCCGCGAGCGGGGCGTCCGGCGAATCTTCCTCGATGGCTACGATGCCCTGCGCAAAGCCGCTGTCCGCCGGACCCGGGTGGCGCGCTTCCTGGCGGCGCTGGTCAACGAGTGCCGAGCGCGGGGGGTGACCCTGCTGCTCACGGTGGAGACGACCACCGCCTTCGGCCCGGAGGTGAAGCTTCCCATGCAGGGCATCTCCATGGTGGCGGAGAACATCCTCTTCCTGCGTTCGGTCGAGCTGCACTCCGAGCTGCGCCGCTTCATTTCCATCCTCAAGGAGCGCAACAGCGGCTATGACGGGACCCTTCGCGAGCTGCTCATCAGCGAGAAAGGCCTGGAGGTGGGAGCATCCTTCGCCGACGCGCAGATGCTCATGACGGGCCTGGCCCGCACCCCCGCTGCGTCCACTTCCAACAAGCGTCCCCGTCAGCGCAAAGGGAAGTAG
- a CDS encoding dienelactone hydrolase family protein, producing the protein MAATLRFMLGMLLCVSHAAWAAQGEIIARPLGTVQGINYGYWEYLPLGYDDNTEQTYPLVIFLGGVGEVGNGSAAGLEKLMAVGGPPKLIRNGRDFPFVLISPQRFNAFFGNGEIDAIFAFAKSHYRIDPSRIYLTGISAGGIVTWNYAVANPQKLAAIVPIAGNGNGLDICKLNKLPVWAFHGTADTTVSPYGSIEPVNKLNTTCSPVANPPALITLYPGVGHDSWSRTYSGSAGHDVYTWMLSYSLAP; encoded by the coding sequence ATGGCGGCAACACTTCGATTCATGTTGGGAATGCTCCTCTGTGTTTCGCACGCTGCCTGGGCTGCGCAAGGAGAGATCATCGCCCGTCCGCTGGGAACGGTGCAGGGGATCAACTACGGCTACTGGGAGTACCTGCCCCTGGGGTACGACGACAACACGGAGCAGACATACCCCTTGGTGATCTTCCTGGGAGGGGTGGGCGAGGTCGGCAATGGCAGTGCCGCGGGGCTCGAAAAGCTCATGGCCGTCGGGGGGCCGCCGAAGCTCATTCGCAATGGCCGTGACTTTCCGTTCGTCCTGATTTCACCGCAACGCTTCAACGCCTTTTTTGGCAACGGGGAAATCGATGCGATCTTCGCGTTCGCGAAGAGCCACTACCGCATTGATCCGTCGCGCATCTACCTGACGGGGATCTCCGCGGGCGGCATCGTGACCTGGAACTATGCCGTGGCCAATCCGCAGAAGCTCGCCGCCATCGTGCCCATCGCGGGCAATGGCAATGGCTTGGATATCTGCAAGTTGAACAAGCTGCCGGTATGGGCCTTCCACGGCACCGCGGACACGACCGTTTCGCCTTACGGCTCCATCGAGCCGGTCAACAAGCTCAACACCACCTGTTCGCCGGTGGCGAACCCCCCCGCGCTGATCACCCTCTATCCGGGCGTGGGGCATGACTCCTGGTCGCGCACCTACAGCGGCTCGGCGGGTCACGACGTCTACACGTGGATGCTCAGCTACTCCCTGGCGCCTTGA
- a CDS encoding penicillin-binding transpeptidase domain-containing protein, whose translation MSRRGWRVEFSTAAALLLAACVSVRSRPAEGPLDEAQAYLHTWAAGDFAALRSRVTEPPASFEAQHQRFQGELRILSSRFELGRIERQEESAEASFRAIHLLQGLGEWEVDGTLRLVRRQGRWWVRWTPAVLHPEARDGSRFSRTRTRPERAALLDGRGQPLTHEGEVITIGVEPRRIQNLTAVSSALQSKLGVDPVRIQKALSAPGVAPERFLPLIDVRPERYQQVRPALAPVPGIFFRRKNARLSPAEGFAAHALGRVGEVTAELLPQLGPAYQPGDTVGLSGLELAYEPQLAGSPSGEVRLTLPSGKVRVLHRFTGSPGVPLHTTLLPEVQSAAEAALEGLAQPAALVAVDPRTGAILAVASRPLEQPLNRAFTGRYPPGSTFKAITAEAVLATGLGPDARVSCPPEVRVGGKRFRNFEGESFGDTSLRLAFAHSCNTAFVMMADALPADALGAAARRFGFGVSYPSGLPSPGASFPPPRNEAEQAAAALGQGRVLVTPLHMASVAAAAAAGRWRAPYLLTELAGGPSASLATGTRAPLHALMRAAVIEGTGKAAAGIAGLVGKTGTAEFGNVLPLPTHAWFIGSREGIGFAVLVEGGGVGGRVAVPIAARFASALSPAPLERSPVTAVTR comes from the coding sequence GTGTCACGGCGAGGGTGGAGGGTTGAGTTCAGTACCGCGGCGGCCTTGTTGCTGGCCGCTTGTGTCTCCGTCCGGAGCCGGCCCGCGGAGGGTCCGCTCGATGAGGCCCAGGCCTATCTGCACACCTGGGCCGCGGGGGACTTCGCCGCCTTGCGGAGCCGGGTAACCGAGCCTCCCGCCTCTTTCGAAGCGCAACACCAGCGCTTCCAGGGCGAGTTGCGCATCCTCTCTTCCCGGTTCGAGCTGGGCCGCATCGAGCGCCAGGAGGAGAGCGCCGAGGCCTCCTTCCGCGCCATCCACCTGCTGCAAGGGCTGGGCGAGTGGGAGGTGGACGGCACGCTGCGCTTGGTGCGCCGCCAGGGGCGCTGGTGGGTTCGCTGGACGCCCGCCGTGCTGCATCCCGAGGCGCGAGACGGCAGCCGATTCTCTCGCACGCGGACGCGCCCGGAGCGGGCCGCGCTTCTGGATGGCCGGGGCCAGCCCCTCACCCACGAGGGCGAAGTCATCACCATCGGCGTCGAGCCCCGGCGCATCCAGAATCTCACCGCCGTCTCCTCGGCGCTCCAGTCGAAGCTGGGCGTCGACCCCGTGCGGATCCAGAAAGCGCTGAGCGCCCCCGGCGTGGCTCCCGAGCGCTTTCTGCCCCTCATCGACGTACGCCCCGAGCGCTACCAGCAGGTGCGGCCGGCGCTGGCTCCCGTGCCCGGCATCTTCTTCCGCCGCAAGAACGCCCGGCTCTCTCCGGCGGAGGGCTTCGCGGCGCATGCCCTGGGCCGGGTGGGCGAGGTGACCGCGGAGCTGCTCCCACAGTTGGGCCCGGCCTATCAACCGGGAGACACCGTGGGCCTGTCCGGGTTGGAGCTGGCGTATGAGCCACAGCTCGCGGGAAGCCCCTCGGGCGAGGTGCGCCTCACCCTGCCCTCCGGCAAGGTGCGCGTCCTCCACCGTTTCACGGGAAGCCCCGGCGTCCCGCTCCACACCACGCTGCTTCCGGAGGTGCAATCCGCCGCGGAGGCCGCACTCGAAGGCCTGGCCCAACCGGCGGCGCTGGTCGCGGTGGACCCTCGCACAGGCGCCATTCTGGCCGTCGCCAGCCGACCGCTCGAGCAACCCTTGAACCGGGCGTTCACCGGCCGCTACCCGCCCGGCTCGACCTTCAAGGCCATCACCGCCGAGGCAGTGCTCGCCACGGGCTTGGGCCCGGACGCCCGGGTGTCCTGCCCTCCCGAGGTGAGGGTGGGCGGCAAGCGGTTCCGCAACTTCGAGGGAGAGTCCTTCGGGGACACCAGCCTGCGCCTGGCGTTTGCCCATTCCTGCAACACCGCCTTCGTGATGATGGCCGACGCGCTCCCGGCGGACGCGCTGGGGGCGGCGGCCCGCCGCTTCGGCTTCGGCGTGTCCTACCCTTCGGGACTTCCTTCTCCGGGCGCCTCGTTTCCTCCCCCTCGGAACGAGGCGGAGCAAGCGGCGGCAGCCCTCGGGCAGGGACGCGTGCTGGTCACGCCGTTGCACATGGCCTCGGTCGCCGCAGCGGCGGCAGCAGGCCGGTGGCGAGCGCCCTACCTCCTGACGGAACTCGCGGGAGGCCCCAGCGCCTCGCTGGCGACTGGCACCCGCGCGCCCTTGCACGCGCTGATGCGCGCCGCCGTCATCGAAGGAACGGGCAAAGCGGCCGCGGGCATCGCGGGGCTGGTCGGCAAGACGGGCACCGCCGAGTTCGGCAACGTGCTCCCGCTGCCCACCCACGCGTGGTTCATCGGTTCTCGCGAGGGCATCGGCTTCGCCGTCCTGGTAGAGGGCGGGGGGGTGGGTGGCCGCGTCGCCGTGCCCATCGCCGCGCGGTTTGCCTCAGCGCTGTCTCCCGCGCCCCTTGAGCGCAGCCCGGTGACCGCAGTCACCAGGTGA
- a CDS encoding DUF3817 domain-containing protein, producing the protein MSALRSLRLIGLLEGLSFLALLFIAMPLKYLLEWPLAVRVVGSVHGLLFLLFVSALFRVASEHHWPLRRSFTALGASLVPFGTFVLDRALKRELEAIC; encoded by the coding sequence ATGAGCGCGCTCCGCAGCCTCCGTCTCATCGGGCTTCTGGAAGGGCTGTCCTTCCTGGCCCTTCTCTTCATCGCGATGCCGCTCAAGTACCTCCTGGAATGGCCCCTCGCGGTCCGTGTGGTGGGCAGCGTTCATGGGCTGCTCTTTCTCTTGTTCGTGTCCGCGCTGTTCCGCGTGGCCTCCGAGCACCACTGGCCGCTTCGCCGCTCGTTCACGGCGCTTGGCGCGTCCCTCGTTCCCTTTGGGACGTTCGTCCTGGACCGCGCCCTGAAGCGCGAACTCGAGGCGATTTGTTGA
- a CDS encoding response regulator: MGPILIVDDEFGIVEALRDLLADEGYRTIIASNGRQALERMEAERPSLVLLDYMMPVMNGPALLGVMQATPHLKDIPVVMMSASPPSLWEHLPCAAFLPKPFEISELLKLIHRFIPVPSLH; encoded by the coding sequence ATGGGGCCCATCCTCATCGTCGATGACGAATTTGGCATCGTCGAGGCCCTCCGGGATTTGCTTGCGGATGAGGGATACCGGACGATCATTGCGAGCAATGGCCGTCAGGCGCTCGAGCGCATGGAGGCCGAGCGCCCCTCGCTGGTGTTGCTCGATTACATGATGCCGGTGATGAATGGTCCCGCGCTGCTGGGCGTGATGCAGGCCACACCCCACCTGAAGGACATCCCCGTGGTGATGATGAGCGCGAGTCCTCCCTCGCTCTGGGAGCACCTGCCCTGCGCGGCGTTCCTGCCCAAGCCCTTCGAGATCTCCGAGCTCTTGAAGCTCATCCATCGCTTCATCCCCGTGCCGTCATTGCATTAG